A genome region from Euphorbia lathyris chromosome 4, ddEupLath1.1, whole genome shotgun sequence includes the following:
- the LOC136227080 gene encoding flavonol sulfotransferase-like, translating to MDTLTSNLSVNASVTDESSAKDIEINISTLPQESGWRVSLNLYKYQGFWYHSNFLEGIILFQKNFIPQPNDILLCSLPKSGTTWLKSLSVAISTRSNFIATDHPNSSSNLLLTNLPHDIVPFQEMLYSVGLERDIQNPLIATHVPFNSLPKSILNSNTKIIYVCRNPKDVLVSLWHFSCNKQSEIIKFEEAYEKFCNGVSGYGPYWDHVLGYWKASLEFPDRLLFLKYEELKNDTYFYAKKIADFMGCPFSVDEEKQGIVEKIVKLCSFESLKNFEVNKSKNTSKYIPMKIENNLFFRKGEIDDWKNYLTVEMAERLDQIIQEKFSGSGLNV from the coding sequence ATGGATACTTTAACGTCCAATTTGAGTGTTAATGCTTCAGTTACCGATGAATCATCAGCTAAAGATATTGAAATCAACATCTCAACCCTCCCTCAAGAATCAGGCTGGCGTGTGTCATTAAATTTGTacaaataccaaggcttttggtACCACTCAAATTTCTTAGAAGGAATCATATTGTTTCAGAAAAACTTCATACCTCAACCCAATGATATACTCCTTTGTAGCCTTCCAAAATCAGGCACAACTTGGCTTAAATCCCTCTCTGTTGCTATTTCAACAAGATCCAACTTTATTGCAACTGATCATCCAAATTCCTCCTCGAATCTTTTACTCACTAACCTTCCACATGACATTGTGCCTTTTCAGGAAATGCTTTATTCCGTTGGCCTTGAAAGGGACATTCAAAATCCCTTAATTGCAACTCATGTTCCTTTCAATTCCTTGCCTAAATCCATTCTCAACTCCAACACTAAAATCATTTATGTGTGTAGGAATCCCAAAGATGTTCTTGTTTCGCTCTGGCATTTTTCGTGTAATAAACAGTCTGAGATAATCAAATTCGAGGAGGCCTATGAAAAGTTCTGCAATGGGGTTTCGGGTTATGGACCCTATTGGGATCATGTGTTAGGATATTGGAAAGCAAGCTTGGAATTTCCTGACAGATTATTGTTTTTGAAATATGAAGAGCTGAAGAATGATACTTACTTTTATGCCAAGAAAATTGCTGATTTCATGGGATGTCCTTTCTCTGTTGATGAAGAGAAACAAGGTATAGTGGAAAAGATTGTTAAGCTGTGTAGTTTTGAGAGCTTGAAAAATTTCGAGGTGAATAAGAGCAAAAACACTAGCAAATATATTCCtatgaaaattgaaaacaattTATTCTTCAGGAAAGGTGAAATTGATGACTGGAAGAACTATCTAACAGTTGAAATGGCAGAAAGGCTAGACCAAATCATCCAGGAAAAGTTTAGCGGTTCTGGTTTAAATGTATGA